The following are encoded together in the Nocardia sp. XZ_19_385 genome:
- a CDS encoding excinuclease ABC subunit UvrA, producing the protein MPATDSAVPDAAVIRILGAREHNLRNVSLEIPKNKITVFTGVSGSGKSSIVFDTIAVESQRQLYATFPAFILNFLPRYERPHAEAIEGLNAPVIIDQQPVGGGPRSTVGTMTDIYSMVRAMFARFGSPSSGLVYDYSFNVPQGMCPDCDGLGFRAQADPDRLVDRGKSLNEGAILLPGYAPGSGDWQLYGNSGRFDLDKKLADYTELEWQDFLYGSGGQVELTFAKGSWKANYEGLAAKFTRTRLQRDTSTLSEKTREQIAKFLTEGVCTTCDGARLSQAALATKINGRNIAEWSRMQISDLLAVLDEITDPGALGLAEAIRTALQRIIDIGLGYLSLDRATSTLSGGEGQRLKMIKHLSSTLIGLTYIFDEPSVGLHPRDVGRLNDLLRALRDKGNTVLVVEHDPDVIQIADHIVDVGPRAGVHGGEVVFQGSFDELKQADTPTGAGLRRAFRVKESFRKANGELLIEHATVHNLKDVTVAIPTGILTSITGVAGSGKSSLIRDVFVPAHPEAIFVDQSAIGASSRSTPATYLGLMDPIRKLFAKASGQTPGLFSFNSDGACKQCEGRGVIITEIAYMDPVTTHCDACDGRRFSDEVLVHQLRGKSIADVLELSAEEALEFFTEKALNAKLRTMNEVGLDYLSLGQAMSTLSGGERQRIKLATQLGNTGSIYVLDEPTTGLHMSDVDTLLALMDNLVERGNTVVVIEHNLDVVAHSDWVIDLGPDGGKAGGEIVFTGTPAELLTHPTSLTGEYLRKYKAA; encoded by the coding sequence ATGCCTGCTACCGATTCCGCCGTGCCCGACGCTGCCGTCATCCGGATCCTCGGCGCCCGCGAGCACAACCTGCGCAACGTCTCGCTGGAGATCCCCAAGAACAAAATCACTGTGTTCACCGGCGTTTCCGGCTCCGGGAAGTCATCGATCGTGTTCGACACCATCGCCGTGGAATCGCAGCGGCAGCTCTATGCGACGTTTCCGGCGTTCATCCTGAACTTCCTGCCGCGGTACGAGCGGCCGCATGCCGAGGCGATCGAGGGGTTGAACGCGCCGGTGATCATCGATCAGCAGCCGGTGGGCGGTGGACCGCGGTCGACGGTGGGCACGATGACCGACATCTATTCGATGGTGCGGGCGATGTTCGCGCGGTTCGGGTCGCCGTCGTCGGGGTTGGTCTACGACTATTCGTTCAATGTGCCCCAGGGCATGTGCCCGGACTGTGACGGGCTCGGGTTCCGCGCGCAGGCGGATCCGGATCGGCTGGTGGATCGCGGCAAGTCGCTGAACGAGGGCGCGATCCTGCTGCCGGGATACGCACCGGGCAGCGGTGATTGGCAGCTGTACGGCAATTCGGGCCGGTTCGACCTGGACAAGAAGCTGGCCGATTACACCGAGTTGGAGTGGCAGGATTTCCTCTACGGCAGCGGCGGCCAGGTGGAGCTGACCTTCGCCAAGGGCTCGTGGAAGGCGAATTACGAAGGGCTGGCGGCGAAATTCACCCGCACCCGGTTGCAGCGCGACACCTCCACGCTGAGCGAGAAGACGCGCGAGCAGATCGCGAAGTTCCTCACCGAGGGCGTCTGCACCACCTGTGACGGGGCGCGGCTCAGCCAGGCGGCGCTCGCCACGAAGATCAACGGGCGCAATATCGCAGAGTGGTCGCGGATGCAGATCAGCGACCTGCTGGCGGTGCTGGACGAGATCACCGACCCGGGCGCGCTCGGATTGGCCGAGGCGATCCGCACCGCTCTGCAGCGGATCATCGATATCGGGCTCGGCTACCTGAGCCTGGATCGCGCGACCTCGACGCTGTCCGGCGGTGAGGGCCAGCGGCTCAAGATGATCAAGCACCTGTCCTCCACGCTGATCGGTCTCACCTACATCTTCGACGAGCCGAGCGTCGGCCTGCATCCGCGCGACGTGGGCCGGCTGAACGATCTGCTGCGGGCGTTGCGGGACAAAGGAAATACCGTGCTCGTGGTCGAGCACGATCCCGATGTCATCCAGATCGCCGACCACATCGTCGATGTCGGCCCGCGCGCGGGCGTGCACGGCGGCGAAGTGGTGTTCCAGGGCAGTTTCGACGAACTGAAGCAAGCCGATACCCCCACCGGCGCCGGGCTGCGCCGGGCCTTCCGGGTCAAGGAGTCGTTCCGGAAGGCCAACGGCGAGCTACTGATCGAGCACGCCACCGTGCACAACTTGAAAGACGTGACCGTCGCGATCCCGACCGGCATCCTCACCTCGATCACCGGTGTGGCCGGTTCGGGCAAGAGCTCGCTGATCCGGGATGTGTTCGTGCCCGCGCACCCCGAGGCGATCTTCGTCGACCAATCCGCCATCGGCGCCTCCTCTCGCTCCACGCCCGCCACCTACCTCGGCCTGATGGACCCGATCCGGAAACTGTTCGCCAAGGCGAGCGGCCAGACCCCGGGCCTGTTCAGCTTCAACTCCGACGGCGCCTGCAAGCAGTGCGAGGGCCGCGGCGTGATCATCACCGAAATCGCCTACATGGACCCGGTCACCACACACTGCGACGCCTGCGACGGCCGCCGCTTCTCCGACGAGGTGCTGGTGCACCAGCTGCGCGGCAAGTCGATCGCCGACGTGCTCGAACTCTCGGCCGAGGAAGCGCTGGAGTTCTTCACCGAAAAAGCGCTGAATGCCAAGTTGCGCACCATGAACGAAGTCGGCCTGGACTACCTGAGCCTCGGCCAAGCCATGAGCACGCTGTCCGGCGGTGAACGCCAGCGCATCAAACTCGCCACCCAACTGGGCAACACCGGCTCGATCTACGTCCTCGACGAACCCACCACCGGCCTGCACATGTCCGATGTCGACACGCTGCTCGCTCTGATGGACAACCTCGTCGAACGCGGCAACACCGTCGTCGTCATCGAACACAACCTCGACGTCGTCGCCCACTCCGACTGGGTCATCGACCTGGGCCCCGACGGCGGCAAGGCCGGCGGCGAAATCGTTTTCACGGGTACGCCGGCCGAGCTGCTCACCCACCCCACCTCCCTGACCGGCGAATACCTCCGCAAGTACAAGGCGGCCTAG
- a CDS encoding alpha/beta hydrolase — MGFTAACAFWPEPHHDPNPAPLDRVASALLIVNEKDPVTPIPGARAVRTAIPGSRLITVSGKQAHLALPQTLPNGLPGSIPATSTCATTAAIEYLVPGRLPDTDTTCRPDR, encoded by the coding sequence ATGGGTTTTACCGCGGCCTGCGCCTTCTGGCCCGAACCACATCACGACCCGAACCCAGCCCCCCTCGATCGCGTCGCGTCCGCACTGTTGATCGTCAACGAGAAGGACCCGGTAACACCGATCCCCGGAGCCCGCGCAGTCCGCACCGCTATCCCGGGCTCCCGGCTCATCACAGTCTCCGGCAAACAGGCCCACCTCGCCCTGCCACAGACCCTGCCCAACGGACTACCCGGCTCGATCCCCGCCACCAGCACCTGCGCCACCACCGCGGCCATCGAATACCTTGTGCCCGGCCGACTCCCGGACACCGACACCACCTGCCGACCCGACCGATAA
- a CDS encoding trans-aconitate 2-methyltransferase, with protein MSRDPYWNHNTRYHPWLLGQVPTRARTALDVGCGDGLLARKLSTRCDSVLGVDLDPAILTTADKTPNIRYERADFRTVRGTFDFVAAVASLHHVPLTEGLCASRRLVAPGGTLAVVGLSKLTLRTDWGQLALWPAVLAVDLWPPRPSGPPAMIVRDSADTLAEIRRAAASALPGARIRRRLMWRYTLSWTRPAN; from the coding sequence GTGAGTCGCGATCCGTACTGGAACCACAACACGCGCTACCACCCTTGGCTGCTCGGGCAGGTGCCTACGCGAGCACGCACTGCGCTCGATGTCGGCTGTGGCGACGGGCTGCTCGCACGGAAATTGAGCACGCGGTGCGATTCGGTGCTGGGTGTCGACCTGGATCCGGCCATTCTCACGACCGCGGACAAGACGCCGAACATTCGGTACGAGCGGGCCGATTTCCGCACCGTGCGTGGCACTTTCGACTTCGTGGCAGCGGTGGCAAGTCTGCATCACGTGCCATTGACCGAGGGTTTGTGCGCGTCGCGGCGGCTGGTGGCACCGGGCGGCACGCTCGCGGTGGTGGGGCTGTCGAAGCTGACACTGCGAACCGACTGGGGTCAGCTGGCGCTCTGGCCCGCGGTGCTAGCGGTCGATCTGTGGCCGCCGCGCCCCAGCGGGCCACCCGCGATGATCGTCCGCGACTCGGCCGACACCCTCGCCGAAATTCGTCGCGCCGCGGCCTCGGCATTGCCGGGCGCGCGAATCCGCCGCCGACTGATGTGGCGCTACACGCTGAGTTGGACTCGGCCCGCGAATTAA
- a CDS encoding nuclear transport factor 2 family protein, whose amino-acid sequence MTAPQLDPVVGEFVDALNAHDHDRLFALLAEDATMSDDGVTRNIGQWTSREIFDSNGRMKVESVGDNGRELVADYTNSRWGSMRTNWRFVVRDGKISRFETGQA is encoded by the coding sequence ATGACCGCACCGCAACTGGATCCCGTGGTCGGAGAGTTCGTCGACGCACTCAACGCGCACGACCACGATCGACTGTTCGCCTTACTCGCCGAGGACGCGACCATGTCCGATGACGGCGTAACGCGCAATATCGGCCAATGGACGTCCCGGGAAATCTTCGACAGCAACGGCCGGATGAAAGTCGAATCCGTCGGCGACAACGGCCGTGAATTGGTCGCCGATTACACCAATTCCCGCTGGGGCTCGATGCGCACCAACTGGCGATTCGTGGTGCGCGACGGCAAGATCAGCCGGTTCGAGACCGGGCAGGCGTGA
- a CDS encoding MspA family porin has translation MLVGWGGAPGPATAETFLALPDGKITRDLGDGTGVTVSLTGESAKLNPGLVAGRRNLWVSGRGGVEVTGRDAATAATKIYPGYVVACQADIDALSTVGNSATSLAGMAPTDAPDRSRMITLASGRTIARYLLDIRPREQSSVPGRVYHQVFGRQGSVTWTDEPFSIDGCNGGTARARSFVRVDISTARAESRVTLWGEPFNIG, from the coding sequence GTGCTCGTGGGATGGGGTGGCGCGCCCGGTCCGGCCACGGCCGAAACCTTTCTCGCGCTACCCGACGGGAAGATCACCCGCGATCTCGGCGACGGCACCGGTGTCACGGTCAGCCTCACCGGCGAATCCGCAAAGCTCAATCCGGGATTGGTCGCGGGGCGGCGCAACCTGTGGGTGAGCGGGCGCGGCGGCGTCGAGGTGACCGGCCGGGACGCCGCGACCGCGGCGACCAAGATCTACCCGGGCTATGTCGTTGCCTGCCAAGCCGATATCGACGCGCTGTCCACGGTCGGCAACAGCGCGACCAGCTTGGCCGGGATGGCGCCGACGGACGCACCGGATCGTTCCCGGATGATCACCCTCGCCTCCGGGCGCACCATCGCCCGGTATCTGCTGGATATCCGTCCGCGCGAACAGAGTTCGGTGCCGGGACGGGTGTATCACCAGGTTTTCGGCCGGCAGGGCAGCGTCACCTGGACCGATGAACCGTTCAGCATCGACGGATGCAACGGCGGCACCGCGCGGGCGCGTTCGTTCGTCCGGGTCGACATCAGTACCGCGCGTGCCGAATCCCGGGTCACGCTGTGGGGTGAGCCGTTCAATATCGGATAA
- a CDS encoding transcriptional regulator — protein MALFRTLTQQRAELEKEWSRWATSASSAARLTPRTPLLRNEVAKSWERSLHTVDPARTVAPGLDDAADRWAESPLRGPITALADQLRAISQEAGYVAAVTDNTGTIVWTCGDRTIRRQGESVNFAPGGCWDESHMGTNGLSLALHSDSPVTVFSAEHLVAALHGWVCYSAPIHAPDGRQLGVLDLSSRWERSHPAVLSSVRALVTAAETMLRATDLGPRTGVRLECLGTARLLRDGRPVPLPPRQLEILALLALEPDGYTPDQLHAAVYGDRPVSTSTLKADVSHLRRATGGEIANRRYTLTGPLSCDAVDLVSAIQSGDTSSAVWLYRGPLLPGSDTPGVLEWRAYLDVGVRTAVLASDRPEHAVAFGERAPDDLEIHEHALRLLPADDVRRAVVSARLHTAMRH, from the coding sequence GTGGCCCTGTTCCGCACACTCACCCAACAGCGGGCAGAACTGGAAAAGGAATGGTCCAGGTGGGCCACGTCCGCCTCGAGCGCTGCCCGGCTAACGCCGCGGACGCCCTTGCTGCGCAACGAAGTCGCGAAATCCTGGGAGCGCTCGCTGCACACCGTCGACCCCGCGCGCACCGTCGCGCCGGGCCTCGACGACGCCGCCGACCGCTGGGCGGAATCCCCACTGCGCGGGCCGATTACGGCGCTCGCCGATCAGTTGCGGGCCATCAGCCAGGAAGCCGGTTACGTCGCCGCAGTTACCGATAACACCGGCACCATCGTGTGGACGTGCGGCGACCGCACGATCCGCCGGCAGGGTGAATCGGTGAACTTCGCGCCCGGCGGCTGCTGGGACGAAAGCCACATGGGCACCAACGGTTTATCGCTGGCCTTGCATTCCGACAGCCCGGTCACGGTGTTCTCCGCCGAGCATCTGGTGGCCGCGCTGCACGGCTGGGTCTGCTATTCGGCGCCGATCCACGCGCCGGACGGCCGCCAGCTCGGTGTGCTCGATCTGTCCAGCCGCTGGGAGCGCTCGCATCCGGCGGTGCTGTCCTCGGTGCGCGCCTTGGTCACCGCGGCCGAAACCATGTTGCGCGCCACCGATCTCGGCCCCCGCACGGGCGTGCGCCTGGAATGCCTGGGCACCGCCCGCCTGCTCCGGGACGGCCGCCCGGTCCCGTTGCCGCCGCGCCAGCTCGAGATCCTGGCCTTGCTCGCTCTGGAACCCGACGGCTACACCCCGGATCAGCTGCACGCCGCCGTCTACGGCGACCGCCCGGTGTCGACCAGCACCCTGAAAGCCGATGTCTCCCATCTCCGCCGGGCCACCGGCGGCGAAATCGCCAACCGCCGCTACACCCTGACCGGACCGCTGTCCTGCGACGCGGTGGACCTGGTGTCGGCCATCCAATCCGGTGACACCAGCTCGGCGGTCTGGCTCTACCGCGGCCCGCTGCTGCCCGGTTCGGACACCCCGGGCGTGCTGGAGTGGCGCGCCTACCTCGATGTCGGCGTCCGCACCGCGGTCCTGGCCAGCGACCGCCCCGAGCACGCGGTGGCCTTCGGCGAGCGCGCTCCCGACGATCTCGAGATCCACGAGCACGCCTTGCGCCTGCTGCCCGCCGACGACGTCCGCCGGGCCGTGGTCAGCGCTCGTCTGCATACCGCGATGCGGCACTGA
- a CDS encoding aldehyde dehydrogenase family protein translates to MIYAKPGSDTAIVGYASRYDNFIAGDWAPPVEGRYFDNPSPVDGETFCAVARSTAADIDMALEAAHQAADGWAATSPTERANILNKIADRIENSLEPLAVAETWDNGKPVRETLAADLPLAVDHFRYFAGALRAQEGSVAEIDADTIAYHFHEPLGVVGQIIPWNFPILMAAWKLAPALAAGNCVVLKPAEQTPASILLVVELIADLLPPGVLNVVNGFGVEAGKPLASSPRVAKVAFTGETTTGRLILQYASENIIPVSLELGGKSPNIFLPDVMAADDEFLDKAIEGFVMFALNQGEVCTCPSRALIHSSIYDEFLERCVERTRAITGGNPLDDSTMLGAQASNDQYEKILSYIDIGRQEGARVLTGGEARKVEGLPGGYYIQPTIFEGKNSMRIFQEEIFGPVVAVTRFDTTAEAVRIANDTLYGLGAGVWTRDGNTAYRMGRAIKAGRVWTNCYHAYPAHAAFGGYKKSGIGRENHKMMLEHYQQTKNLLVSYSPSKLGFF, encoded by the coding sequence ATGATCTACGCCAAGCCAGGGTCCGACACCGCCATCGTCGGATACGCCAGCCGCTACGACAACTTCATCGCAGGTGACTGGGCGCCTCCGGTCGAGGGCCGCTATTTCGACAACCCCTCCCCGGTGGACGGCGAAACCTTCTGCGCGGTGGCGCGTTCCACCGCCGCCGATATCGATATGGCCCTGGAGGCCGCGCACCAGGCCGCCGACGGCTGGGCCGCCACCTCCCCCACCGAGCGCGCCAACATCCTCAACAAGATCGCCGACCGGATCGAGAACAGTCTCGAGCCGCTGGCGGTCGCCGAAACCTGGGACAACGGCAAGCCGGTGCGCGAAACCCTCGCCGCGGACCTGCCTTTGGCGGTCGATCACTTCCGGTACTTCGCCGGCGCCCTGCGCGCACAGGAGGGCAGTGTCGCGGAGATCGATGCCGACACCATCGCCTACCACTTCCACGAACCGCTGGGCGTGGTCGGGCAGATCATCCCGTGGAACTTCCCGATCCTGATGGCGGCCTGGAAGCTGGCTCCCGCCTTGGCCGCCGGGAACTGCGTGGTGCTCAAGCCCGCCGAACAGACTCCGGCATCGATTCTGCTCGTGGTGGAATTGATCGCCGATCTGTTGCCGCCGGGCGTGCTCAATGTGGTCAACGGATTCGGCGTGGAAGCAGGCAAACCCCTGGCTTCGAGCCCGCGGGTGGCGAAGGTGGCGTTCACCGGCGAGACCACCACGGGCCGGCTGATCCTGCAGTACGCCAGCGAGAACATCATTCCGGTGAGCCTGGAACTAGGCGGCAAGAGCCCCAACATCTTCCTACCCGATGTGATGGCCGCCGACGACGAGTTCCTAGACAAGGCCATCGAGGGTTTCGTGATGTTCGCGCTGAATCAGGGCGAGGTGTGCACCTGCCCGTCGCGGGCCCTGATCCACTCCTCCATCTACGACGAATTCCTGGAACGTTGCGTCGAACGCACCCGGGCCATCACGGGCGGCAACCCGCTCGACGACAGCACCATGCTCGGGGCCCAGGCCAGCAACGACCAGTACGAAAAGATCCTGTCCTACATCGACATAGGCCGCCAGGAAGGCGCCCGCGTGCTCACCGGAGGGGAAGCACGCAAGGTCGAGGGCTTGCCCGGCGGCTATTACATCCAGCCGACCATCTTCGAGGGCAAGAACTCGATGCGCATCTTCCAGGAGGAGATCTTCGGACCGGTGGTGGCGGTGACCCGCTTCGACACCACGGCGGAAGCGGTCCGGATCGCCAACGACACCCTCTACGGGCTGGGCGCAGGCGTGTGGACGCGGGACGGGAACACCGCTTACCGGATGGGCCGTGCGATCAAGGCAGGCCGAGTGTGGACGAACTGCTACCACGCCTATCCGGCACACGCGGCTTTCGGCGGATACAAGAAGTCCGGCATAGGACGGGAGAACCACAAGATGATGCTCGAGCACTATCAGCAGACCAAGAACTTGCTCGTCAGCTACTCCCCTTCCAAACTCGGGTTCTTCTGA
- a CDS encoding DUF779 domain-containing protein: MHTRVHRVGMTDAARVVLRRLIEQHGPVLFHQSGGCCDGSSPMCFPSREFHVGAADVLLGHLAWHTEFWMSGDQYKLWKHTHLTVDVVEGRGGGFSLEAPEGVRFIIRSRLLTEVELSTLAALPPPRTGADELT; this comes from the coding sequence ATGCACACCAGGGTCCACAGGGTCGGCATGACCGACGCGGCACGAGTGGTGTTGCGCCGCTTGATCGAACAGCACGGGCCGGTGCTGTTCCACCAATCCGGCGGCTGCTGCGACGGCAGCTCGCCGATGTGCTTCCCCTCGCGCGAATTCCACGTCGGCGCCGCCGATGTGCTACTCGGCCACCTGGCCTGGCACACCGAATTCTGGATGAGTGGCGACCAGTACAAGCTCTGGAAGCACACCCATCTGACGGTCGACGTGGTCGAGGGACGCGGCGGCGGATTCTCCTTGGAGGCGCCCGAGGGCGTGCGGTTCATCATCCGGTCCCGGTTGCTGACCGAAGTCGAACTCTCCACCCTGGCGGCCCTGCCGCCGCCCCGCACCGGAGCCGACGAGCTCACCTGA
- a CDS encoding nitrate- and nitrite sensing domain-containing protein: MFRARLGVRARILAIALIPSLTLLVVGVTAAGFLVRQGNYAKNWAIEMQRVIGPTAEMMEAIQLERQLTLQRTAGDKTLGPAITAARTRLDTAMKNVVEVSKGLIKIDPERLEGKFEDSDKLATGVAQARGAIDVGMLPALETYGFYNKLIDVISIGSQIAQQTAPNAETATELTESIRLLFAGEAMSRSYAVGLANLTRDGEAVIPIAEFNRQVGFYRTEVGFLTADLETEQAQAAGNLVSSTAWQQLSTMEVAISEHFVHEDVHAGAPTAKPDDDHAELPLTTEQWQGAATQVNNALIQMWVDQTRHAHSRAQELGERNEANSLYGGAGVILTSVIAFLIALWLANRIIRRLKLLRGETLALANDRLPELMSRLRAGEKVDPADESANLDFGHDEIGQVAKAFEQAHAAAVTGAIAEARTREGVQAVFLNIAHRSQIVVHRQLEILDEAENRQEDPALLETLFRLDHLATRERRNAENLIILGGGQPGRQWRSPVPLIDLVRSAVGETVDYARVRVSRLPEAHIMGSVVADLIHLLAELVDNATSFSPPQSKVEVFGNVVGKGLVVEITDQGMGMPEGELARVNEMLRNPPDFGVAALSVDSRLGLFVVSQLAARHGVSVRLSDSDYGGIRAIVLIPSAILAADSHIPLAESSLPEPGRRYRQSVQFTGEPLPERPPVRALESESTAVLTAPPAATPAYNPPAVEPPRLTSSRSLPPHSDAAFGSGPRTDTALGLPPRSEGGVGPDGRPLLPRRSRQANLAPQLAQQPPPATAPTPLVERARSAEQARDLMSAIENGTRQGRRAHPADQQTVSNSKDEEGYGDRSPNR; this comes from the coding sequence ATGTTCAGAGCGAGGCTCGGCGTCCGCGCCCGGATCCTGGCGATCGCGCTCATCCCGAGTTTGACTCTGCTCGTGGTCGGCGTCACCGCAGCCGGATTTTTGGTACGGCAGGGGAATTACGCCAAAAATTGGGCGATCGAGATGCAGCGCGTCATCGGGCCGACCGCGGAGATGATGGAAGCGATCCAGCTGGAGCGGCAGTTGACGCTGCAACGCACCGCCGGCGACAAAACCCTCGGCCCCGCCATCACCGCCGCCCGGACCCGCCTCGACACCGCTATGAAGAACGTCGTCGAGGTCTCCAAGGGCCTGATCAAGATCGACCCGGAACGGCTCGAGGGCAAGTTCGAGGACTCCGACAAACTCGCCACCGGCGTCGCCCAGGCCCGTGGCGCCATCGACGTCGGAATGCTGCCGGCCCTGGAAACCTACGGCTTCTACAACAAGCTGATCGACGTCATCTCCATCGGCAGCCAGATCGCCCAGCAGACCGCGCCGAACGCCGAGACCGCCACCGAGCTGACCGAATCGATTCGCCTGCTTTTCGCCGGTGAAGCCATGTCGCGCAGTTACGCCGTCGGCCTGGCCAACCTGACCCGGGACGGCGAGGCCGTGATCCCGATCGCGGAGTTCAACCGCCAGGTCGGCTTCTACCGCACCGAGGTCGGCTTCCTCACCGCCGACCTGGAAACCGAACAGGCCCAGGCAGCCGGCAACTTGGTTTCCAGCACAGCCTGGCAGCAGCTGTCCACGATGGAAGTCGCGATCTCCGAGCACTTCGTGCACGAGGACGTCCACGCCGGCGCACCGACCGCGAAGCCGGACGACGACCACGCCGAACTGCCGTTGACGACCGAGCAGTGGCAGGGCGCCGCGACCCAGGTCAACAACGCGCTGATCCAGATGTGGGTCGACCAGACCCGCCACGCCCACTCGCGAGCGCAGGAGCTGGGCGAGCGCAACGAGGCCAACTCGCTCTACGGTGGCGCGGGCGTCATCCTGACCAGCGTCATCGCCTTCCTCATCGCCCTGTGGCTGGCCAACCGGATCATCCGCCGCCTCAAGCTGCTGCGTGGTGAGACCCTGGCGCTGGCCAACGACCGCCTGCCGGAACTGATGTCGCGGCTGCGCGCCGGCGAAAAGGTCGATCCCGCGGACGAATCGGCGAATCTGGACTTCGGGCACGACGAAATCGGCCAGGTGGCAAAGGCGTTCGAGCAGGCCCACGCCGCCGCCGTGACCGGCGCCATCGCCGAAGCCCGCACCCGTGAGGGTGTGCAGGCGGTGTTCCTCAATATCGCGCACCGCAGCCAGATCGTGGTGCACCGGCAGCTGGAGATCCTGGACGAGGCCGAGAACCGGCAGGAGGATCCCGCGCTGCTGGAAACCCTGTTCCGCCTGGACCATCTGGCCACCCGCGAACGCCGCAACGCCGAGAACCTGATCATCCTCGGCGGCGGCCAGCCCGGCCGGCAGTGGCGCAGCCCGGTGCCGCTGATCGACCTGGTGCGTTCCGCGGTCGGCGAGACCGTCGACTACGCGCGCGTGCGGGTCTCCCGGCTGCCCGAGGCGCACATCATGGGCTCGGTCGTGGCCGACCTCATCCACCTGCTCGCCGAGCTGGTGGACAACGCCACCTCGTTCTCGCCGCCGCAGTCCAAGGTCGAGGTGTTCGGCAACGTGGTCGGCAAGGGCCTGGTCGTCGAGATCACCGACCAGGGCATGGGCATGCCCGAGGGCGAGCTCGCCCGGGTCAACGAAATGCTGCGCAATCCACCGGATTTCGGTGTCGCGGCGCTGTCGGTGGACTCCCGGCTCGGCCTGTTCGTGGTCTCCCAGCTCGCGGCCCGCCACGGTGTCTCGGTGCGGCTTTCCGATTCCGACTACGGCGGCATCCGTGCCATCGTGCTCATCCCCTCGGCCATCCTGGCCGCCGATTCCCATATCCCCCTTGCGGAATCGAGCCTCCCGGAGCCGGGCCGGCGGTACCGTCAGTCGGTGCAGTTCACCGGTGAACCACTGCCCGAACGCCCGCCCGTGCGCGCGCTGGAATCCGAGTCCACGGCCGTGCTGACCGCCCCGCCGGCAGCAACCCCGGCCTACAACCCGCCCGCGGTGGAACCACCGCGGCTGACCTCCTCGCGCAGTTTGCCGCCGCACTCCGACGCCGCGTTCGGCTCGGGACCGCGCACGGATACCGCGCTCGGCTTGCCGCCACGCTCGGAAGGCGGTGTCGGGCCCGACGGCCGGCCACTGCTGCCGCGCCGCAGCCGGCAGGCCAACCTCGCACCACAACTGGCTCAGCAGCCGCCGCCGGCGACCGCACCCACGCCACTGGTGGAACGCGCTCGGTCCGCCGAGCAGGCCCGGGACCTGATGTCGGCCATCGAGAACGGAACCCGGCAAGGGCGCCGCGCGCATCCGGCCGACCAACAAACAGTGTCCAATTCTAAAGATGAGGAAGGCTACGGTGACCGCTCCCCAAACCGGTGA
- a CDS encoding roadblock/LC7 domain-containing protein, translating into MTAPQTGDLNWLLDDLVDRLAGVRHAVVLSTDGLLLGRSTAMSREDAEHFAAMSSTLYGLARSAGARFDGGGVRQAVIELDRAVLFVTSAGTNACLALQASETANLGMVAYEMNVTVQRVGNYLSTPARLP; encoded by the coding sequence GTGACCGCTCCCCAAACCGGTGATCTGAACTGGCTATTGGATGATCTGGTGGACCGGCTGGCAGGGGTTCGGCACGCGGTGGTCTTGTCCACCGACGGGCTGCTGCTGGGCCGCTCTACCGCGATGAGCCGCGAAGACGCCGAACATTTCGCCGCCATGTCGTCCACGCTGTACGGGCTGGCCCGCAGCGCGGGCGCCCGCTTCGACGGCGGCGGTGTCCGGCAGGCGGTGATCGAACTCGACCGTGCGGTCCTGTTCGTCACCTCCGCGGGCACCAATGCCTGTCTGGCACTGCAGGCTTCGGAAACCGCCAACCTCGGCATGGTGGCCTATGAAATGAATGTCACCGTGCAGCGCGTCGGCAACTATCTATCCACCCCAGCGCGCCTGCCATGA
- a CDS encoding DUF742 domain-containing protein, translated as MTRRGEPWFDEAAGPLVRPYALTRGRTMGAGHDLDILTVVVTTDPAPTLRRIEPEYARIIHLCKAPHAVAEVSANLKLPLAVTKILVGDLIGEGHLIFRSPVQPETGPGDLNVLRAVLDGIRKL; from the coding sequence ATGACCCGCAGGGGGGAACCCTGGTTCGACGAGGCGGCCGGGCCTTTGGTCCGGCCGTACGCGCTCACCCGCGGGCGAACCATGGGGGCAGGACATGATCTGGACATACTCACGGTGGTCGTCACCACCGACCCGGCGCCCACTCTGCGCCGGATCGAACCGGAGTACGCCCGAATCATTCACCTGTGCAAAGCCCCCCACGCGGTGGCAGAAGTCTCTGCCAACTTGAAACTTCCCTTGGCAGTGACGAAGATCCTTGTCGGAGATTTGATCGGCGAGGGACATCTGATCTTCCGGTCACCGGTACAGCCGGAGACCGGTCCCGGCGATCTCAACGTATTGCGAGCGGTTCTGGATGGCATCCGAAAACTTTGA